The Oncorhynchus tshawytscha isolate Ot180627B linkage group LG12, Otsh_v2.0, whole genome shotgun sequence genome includes a window with the following:
- the iqcd gene encoding dynein regulatory complex protein 10: MSAEVAIQPLEDVSPQMMCSSPQPSPQPRAKVLREDLLKILDPSRKKLSSLETQRIAGVLEDCIARVETVALLPAVLSRLGGLSVGLELEGALQEHQHLGERLGGLGQKLVEGEAGERMRAELERAIPSSLRNVLRLLRAHPAATRALRSEAEVGGQGVSEGVRGLVGGLQELRGVLLEKLLTSPSEERQRTRYMQEVSLRHGNNMELVATLEMEVAAAIKDRDAEISKKNEVIRKLKSSLHQMEKISEDFVLRTQQDADKQNQSDAKTSEGRRARMQQEANQLRVQLNNLISENREVETSLRKKKYKVETEIENWIQKYDADMGEKQFELEDMTKVYEEEKEELRELEEAYAVLEQEFSQIQEERRLAEERREEEQKELEKKSRASTIIQAYWRGHRVRKAMRGKGKKGSKGKKGKGKKGK; the protein is encoded by the exons ATGTCTGCAGAGGTGGCCATACAGCCCCTGGAGGATGTTAGCCCCCAAATGATGTGCTCCAGTCCCCAACCCAGTCCACAGCCCCGGGCCAAAGTGCTCAGGGAGGACCTCCTAAAGATCCTGGACCCTTCACGGAAGAAGCTGTCATCCTTGGAGACGCAGCGCATCGCAGGGGTGCTGGAAGACTGCATCGCCAGGGTGGAGACGGTAGCCTTGCTGCCGGCTGTGCTGTCCCGCCTGGGAGGGCTGTCTGTGGGGTTGGAGTTGGAGGGGGCCTTACAGGAGCACCAGCACCttggagagaggctgggaggcCTGGGACAGAAGCTGgttgagggggaggcaggggagagaatgagagcagagtTAGAAAGGGCCATCCCCAGCTCACTGAGGAACGTGCTCAGACTGCTGAGAGCTCATCCAGCCGCCACCCGAGCCCTGAGGAGTGAGGCAGAGGTAGGGGGGCAGGGGGTGAGTGAAGGGGTGCGAGGGCTGGTAGGGGGGCTGCAGGAGTTACGGGGGGTGCTGTTAGAGAAACTGCTCACGAGCCCGTCCGAGGAACGTCAACGAACACGCTACATGCAGGAGGTTTCGCTGCGCCATGGCAACAACATGGAGCTGGTTGCTACACTGGAGATGGAAGTCGCTGCCGCCATCAAAGACAGAGATGCTGAG ATCTCTAAGAAAAATGAGGTGATCAGGAAGTTGAAGAGCTCTCTGCACCAGATGGAGAAGATCTCTGAGGACTTTGTGTTGCGGACACAGCAAGATGCCGACAAGCAGAACCAGTCAGACGCTAAGACCTCAGAGGGGAGGCGGGCCCGCATGCAGCAGGAAGCCAATCAGCTGAGAGTTCAGCTTAACAACCTGATTTCTGAGAACCGCGAGGTAGAGACTTCGCTCCGTAAG AAAAAATATAAAgtggagacagaaatagagaactGGATCCAGAAGTATGATGCTGATAtgggagagaaacag TTTGAGCTGGAGGACATGACAAAGGTctatgaggaggagaaggaggagctgAGAGAGCTAGAGGAGGCGTATGCTGTCCTGGAGCAGGAGTTCAGTCAGATCCAGGAGGAGCGGCGTTTGgccgaggagaggagggaggaggagcagaaagAGCTGGAAAAGAAGAGCCGTGCATCCACCATTATCCAGGCTTACTGGAGGGGCCACCGTGTCCGCAAGGCCATGAGGGGGAAGGGCAAGAAGGGTAGCAAGGGCAAAAAGGGAAAAGGCAAGAAGGGCAAATAA
- the LOC112262819 gene encoding polyubiquitin has product MELTITLLNGESHPLTVQPHTTLGSLKCLINQHFGVAIERQRLSGVNGNNISLSDDSKTLSDYGLHSGSKVMVLITEPTHIQVFLKNEKGQTHTYEVVSGETVTQFKAKVQNKEGVPADQQRLIHEGKQLDDGKKLEDYGVRNLSTIHLTLRLRGG; this is encoded by the coding sequence ATGGAACTCACTATAACACTGTTGAATGGGGAATCACATCCCCTGACGGTTCAGCCACACACCACTCTGGGGTCACTCAAGTGTCTGATCAACCAACACTTTGGAGTGGCCATAGAAAGGCAGAGGCTGTCAGGTGTCAATGGGAACAACATCAGTCTCAGCGATGATTCAAAAACTTTGAGTGACTATGGCCTGCATTCAGGATCCAAAGTGATGGTGCTGATTACAGAACCCACTCATATCCAGGTGTTCCTGAAAAACGAAAAGGGCCAGACGCACACATATGAGGTGGTGTCAGGTGAGACTGTAACCCAGTTCAAAGCCAAGGTCCAAAACAAGGAGGGAGTCCCAGCCGACCAACAGAGGCTGATTCACGAGGGCAAGCAGCTCGATGATGGCAAGAAACTGGAAGACTATGGTGTCAGAAATCTAAGCACTATTCACCTGACGCTCCGTCTAAGGGGAGGCTGA